CAATTCCACAGTTTTTGGGTTCCATGAAAGAGTTGAGGCATTTAAACTTGTCAGATGCAGGGTTCATTGGGAGAATCCCTCATCAGCTTGGAAACCTCTCTAAACTCATATCCTTGAAGCTTTCTTCATATCCCTACTCCTCCCTGAGTGCCAAAAACCTGTGGTGGTTGACAAACCTAACTTCTCTCAAGTACCTCGACATGTCTTCTGTCACCCTTTCCATGGCAAGCCACGATTGGGTGCACGTAATGAACAAGTGTCCTTCCCTCGTTGAGCTACATTTAGTCAAATGTGATCTTTCATATATTTCTCCAACTCTTGCTGCTCTTAATTTCACATCTCTCCGTGTCCTTGATCTCTCTTCCAACCACTTCAACTCTAGAATTCCAAAGTGGATAGCTAACATTAGTAGCCTTGTGTCTTTAAATCTCTCATATAACAATTTTGATGGTCCAGTTCCTTACCAATTTTCACAACTTCCCAACTTGGAAGAGTTGCAGCTGGGAGGATCTCTCTGTCCTAACTGTTCACAACTCCCTGAAGGCAGTTGGAGTAAACTGAAGCTACTTGATCTATATTTCAATGAGCTGCATGGAGGAATCCCCAATTCTATTTGGAATATCACATCACTTAAGTCTCTCTATTTGACATTCGTTGAGAATATAAGTGGTAGCATTCCAAGAGCCATAACTAAGCTTATAAATTTAGAGAGCCTGTCATTGGATGGATACCAAATGAATGCGCCcattcctgaatggttcaatgaACTAAAAAATCTAAAGAACCTTTTTCTCTACCATTGCATGTTGGGCCCAATCATTGCAGATCTTGGAGGACTTTCTTCCTTGCAATCTTTACATCTTAGTGGCAATCAGTTGAATGGGAGTATCCCTGCagctcttggaggattgtcttccttgCAATCTTTAGATCTCAGTGGCAATCAGTTGAATGGGAGTATCCCTGCagctcttggaggattgtcttccttgCAATCTTTAGATCTCAGTGGCAATCAGTTGAATGGGAGTATCCCTGCagctcttggaggattgtcttccttgCAATATTTAGATCTCAGTtggaatcagttgaatgggagTATCCCTGCAGCTCTTGGAGGATTGTATTCCTTACAGTCTTTACATCTCAGTGGAAATCAGTTGAATGGGAGTATCCCTGCAGCTCTTGGAGAATTGTCTTCCTTGCAATCTTTAGATCTCAGTGACAATCAGTTGAATGGGAATATCCCTACAGCTCTTGGAGGATTGCCTTCTATACATGCTTTatatctcaggaagaatcagttgaatgggaatATCCCTGCATctcttggaggattgtcttccttaAAGGAATTAGTTCTCCGAGAAAATCAGTTGAATGGGACAATTCCAACAACTTTAGGACAACTTTCTAACTTGTCTAAGCTTGACCTCTCTAACAACTCCTTGACAGGAAACGTGTCTGAAACTCATTTTGAAAACCTCAAAAAGTTGTACTACTTAGATTTGTCTTTCAATTGTTTGGGTTTTGATATACACCGTGATTGGGTCCCTCCATTTCAGCTTTCTATAATTTCACTAACATCATCTCATTTAGGTCTTCCTCTCTGGATACGAACACAAAAATACATACACGAGTTGGATCTCTCTAACACAACCATCTCTGGCGTCATCCCCAACTGGTTTTGGGATTTTACAACCCAACTTTTTTCACTGGACCTTTCAAATAACCAGATTTCTGGCCAATTGCCCAACCCATTAAAAATGCTGCCTGCTACCTACATTGATTTGAGTTCGAATAATTTCAGTGGTCCCATACCTTGTATATTGCATGGATCCAGTTCACTTGATCTCTCCAAAAATCAACTTTCTGGGCCAATCTCACCCAATTTTACATCCACAATGCACAATTTACATGTCTTTTCTGCCAGCGGTAACCAAATCAGTGGCATAATTCCCTCATCCATAGGCAAAATGAAGTCTCTTGTTGTCCTTGATCTTTCCCATAACAATATAAGTGGCATAATTCCCTCATCCATAGGCAAATTGAAGTCTCTTGGTGTCCTTCATCTTTCCCAAAACAATATAAGTGGCACCATTCCATTAAGATTGGGTAACTGTGTACACCTCGAGGCACTTGATTTGAGCAAGAACCGTTTGTCAGGAAGAATTCCCATATCTTTGGGTATGTTACATTACCTTCAAACGATGCACTTGAGAAACAATAGCCTATCGGGAGAAGTGCCTTCATCTTTGAAGAATTGTACTCTTTTGGAGACTCTTGACCTTGGACAGAATAATTTCTCAGGTCATATTCCCACTTGGATTGGCAAAAGTTTTCCGGTTTTAAGAATTTTGAGTTTACGATCCAATATGTTTACAGGGAACATACCACCACAATTGTTAAACATAACTTCACTTCAGGTCCTTGATGTGGGACAAAATTGTTTATCTGGTTCAATTCCTCAAAGTCTTCAGAATCTCACAGCCatgaagattgagcagaagacaTACAACTTTCTTTTGAATGAAACAGAGTCTTATTACAAGGAAAACTTGCTTGTGTCGGTGAAGGGGCTAATGCTTGAATACACTAGAACAATTTCACTAGTTACATGCATTGACCTTTCAAGTAATAACTTATTTGGAGAGATCCCTGAAGAACTTACAAGTCTTTTCGGATTGCGTGTCTTGAACTTATCTGGAAACCATTTGACCGGAAAGATCCCAAACAAGATTGGTAAATTGACATTGTTGGAGTCTCTTGAtttc
This DNA window, taken from Magnolia sinica isolate HGM2019 chromosome 14, MsV1, whole genome shotgun sequence, encodes the following:
- the LOC131224746 gene encoding receptor-like protein EIX2 isoform X1, whose translation is MERRGFLFSLFLLNIVTYCGRYWEVSGCLDSERKALITFGKALNDPSNFLSSWDDEASDCCKWRGITCHNITGYVLKLDLHVDIYHLRLGGRIDPALVELKHLQFLDLSYNDFYSIPIPQFLGSMKELRHLNLSDAGFIGRIPHQLGNLSKLISLKLSSYPYSSLSAKNLWWLTNLTSLKYLDMSSVTLSMASHDWVHVMNKCPSLVELHLVKCDLSYISPTLAALNFTSLRVLDLSSNHFNSRIPKWIANISSLVSLNLSYNNFDGPVPYQFSQLPNLEELQLGGSLCPNCSQLPEGSWSKLKLLDLYFNELHGGIPNSIWNITSLKSLYLTFVENISGSIPRAITKLINLESLSLDGYQMNAPIPEWFNELKNLKNLFLYHCMLGPIIADLGGLSSLQSLHLSGNQLNGSIPAALGGLSSLQSLDLSGNQLNGSIPAALGGLSSLQSLDLSGNQLNGSIPAALGGLSSLQYLDLSWNQLNGSIPAALGGLYSLQSLHLSGNQLNGSIPAALGELSSLQSLDLSDNQLNGNIPTALGGLPSIHALYLRKNQLNGNIPASLGGLSSLKELVLRENQLNGTIPTTLGQLSNLSKLDLSNNSLTGNVSETHFENLKKLYYLDLSFNCLGFDIHRDWVPPFQLSIISLTSSHLGLPLWIRTQKYIHELDLSNTTISGVIPNWFWDFTTQLFSLDLSNNQISGQLPNPLKMLPATYIDLSSNNFSGPIPCILHGSSSLDLSKNQLSGPISPNFTSTMHNLHVFSASGNQISGIIPSSIGKMKSLVVLDLSHNNISGIIPSSIGKLKSLGVLHLSQNNISGTIPLRLGNCVHLEALDLSKNRLSGRIPISLGMLHYLQTMHLRNNSLSGEVPSSLKNCTLLETLDLGQNNFSGHIPTWIGKSFPVLRILSLRSNMFTGNIPPQLLNITSLQVLDVGQNCLSGSIPQSLQNLTAMKIEQKTYNFLLNETESYYKENLLVSVKGLMLEYTRTISLVTCIDLSSNNLFGEIPEELTSLFGLRVLNLSGNHLTGKIPNKIGKLTLLESLDFSKNQLSGTIPPSMSSLTFLSYLNFSNNNFSEKIPSGNQLQTLQDPSIYMGNDDLCGPPLKDKCDSDETSQSPMPVGGDVKKDDDAREMVWFYSALGPGFAVGF
- the LOC131224746 gene encoding receptor-like protein EIX1 isoform X2, which produces MERRGFLFSLFLLNIVTYCGRYWEVSGCLDSERKALITFGKALNDPSNFLSSWDDEASDCCKWRGITCHNITGYVLKLDLHVDIYHLRLGGRIDPALVELKHLQFLDLSYNDFYSIPIPQFLGSMKELRHLNLSDAGFIGRIPHQLGNLSKLISLKLSSYPYSSLSAKNLWWLTNLTSLKYLDMSSVTLSMASHDWVHVMNKCPSLVELHLVKCDLSYISPTLAALNFTSLRVLDLSSNHFNSRIPKWIANISSLVSLNLSYNNFDGPVPYQFSQLPNLEELQLGGSLCPNCSQLPEGSWSKLKLLDLYFNELHGGIPNSIWNITSLKSLYLTFVENISGSIPRAITKLINLESLSLDGYQMNAPIPEWFNELKNLKNLFLYHCMLGPIIADLGGLSSLQSLHLSGNQLNGSIPAALGGLSSLQSLDLSGNQLNGSIPAALGGLSSLQSLDLSGNQLNGSIPAALGGLSSLQYLDLSWNQLNGSIPAALGGLYSLQSLHLSGNQLNGSIPAALGELSSLQSLDLSDNQLNGNIPTALGGLPSIHALYLRKNQLNGNIPASLGGLSSLKELVLRENQLNGTIPTTLGQLSNLSKLDLSNNSLTGNVSETHFENLKKLYYLDLSFNCLGFDIHRDWVPPFQLSIISLTSSHLGLPLWIRTQKYIHELDLSNTTISGVIPNWFWDFTTQLFSLDLSNNQISGQLPNPLKMLPATYIDLSSNNFSGPIPCILHGSSSLDLSKNQLSGPISPNFTSTMHNLHVFSASGNQISGIIPSSIGKMKSLVVLDLSHNNISGIIPSSIGKLKSLGVLHLSQNNISGTIPLRLGNCVHLEALDLSKNRLSGRIPISLGMLHYLQTMHLRNNSLSGEVPSSLKNCTLLETLDLGQNNFSGHIPTWIGKSFPVLRILSLRSNMFTGNIPPQLLNITSLQVLDVGQNCLSGSIPQSLQNLTAMKIEQKTYNFLLNETESYYKENLLVSVKGLMLEYTRTISLVTCIDLSSNNLFGEIPEELTSLFGLRVLNLSGNHLTGKIPNKIGKLTLLESLDFSKNQLSDKCDSDETSQSPMPVGGDVKKDDDAREMVWFYSALGPGFAVGF